CCCTCGGAcacactgatatcaggatCGGGCAGAAGATGGTAGGTGAATTCAGACAAGCGGATAAGCAAGCATACTCGACCAGTACACAGTGCGACAACATTAGTAATCCCTATCAGcagaccgccttaaattcggtattttggaccaaaacaccgcaaacaccaCAAATAAGAATTCCGAAAACACCCCAAACACGACTGAAATAGATCAAACAAGACTAAGTTTTTGACTCAAATCTCGAACCGTAAGGGCAagaagatcccagagaagcagGGGTATAGCTGGCtgtataaaatttatccaaaaactatttttaagtaattgcaccgggatcttcaacatgccATGTCTTTTGCGTAAGTAATGgcaccgggatcttcaacttggtatgtcttttgcgtaggtaaatgcaccgggatcttcaacatagtttgtcgtttgtctaagtaattgctcgTTTGTCTCTCATTTAAATAATTCTCTAGGATTGTCTTTAAGTACATTTCTCCACTTAACAAATTCACCATAAATCCATATCAGACCAGTACTGACCACATAGAGTCATTCTCCCACTACCGCAATTAGAGCTACCGCTGCCATATatcctaaggggagggagaaccctaaggaaaatgatatccgggtgttgtaaaaatatacatgaatgcatattttatctttacactgggatatcagattttatataagtaattgcactgggatatcaacaaattgcactgagatatcaaatagggttatagttactgcacagggatacctaacttgctgacgtctggcaaacagctttcacagtcagttcttcttccgcaaattgcgtttgtgttctgtgttgcttacgtacaaccgtattctgacacTCATCGTCAGCCGAATTGGACGTGCCGTCGCTAAAGCTACGAGCAGATGaaattttcgtcaaacttTGTCAATTTTTACAAAAGAAACACTCACGGTACCATGTGtgcatctacaatgcagcccgcaaacagcatcaaccgcggatgtttttttgcggatagggtaggctaacaccagagaagactggtgatcatgcagtgtggtgatttggagtgtaattcggagcgttttacgaaatctggtgcttcATTCGCGACAGACCCGCCCGCTCTTGTGTTGCTCcccggaatggggaagacaatgtcaaattGTTCAACAAGAAACTCCAGGAGCAGATGCAAGCAGCGCACCAGGAGCAGCAgaatttcgaagaagcgctaaagcaGGGATTAGCGGCCTTGTCGGACAATCAGGAAGGagaacaaacaaaaggagcgacggtcgagcaagatGCAAACAACGTCCCAAATCGAGCAATAtgaaacagttgcgctggccctaTTGACAGCCTGGGCTCTACAGGAATAACATCAAGTAGTCTTCTTTAAAATTAGACTTTGGTACAttttctcaatttgcttgtactATCTGTAGATGTTCtaaacacatgttggttgcattttgtttgatgtCTATTTTATCTTCAATttctattgtggattctatttggcatTACTTGGTCAACCCCCCACACTacctgcatctgcaactttcttggtcactcccatcatgGGTAGAGAGAGGGAAAGtgttgtttgcgacggatagTAGAACTCACGGGCTACtgcagccaagcaaggtttcctgcTGTCACAGAGTGATCCGATACAACTGctactttgccgacaccgactttggTCAACCCTTCGCAATTGGAAGAATATCTATTAATAGTGTCcgtattcttgatttgtagGATAcagctttggtatcattgccttccgtttcctacGTTGCGATTGCAGCACggctttttccatcgtcAAAAATCCCTTTGTTTGCTCCAAACGGCACGCTTACATTGTGCCTTTTAACAGCACATGTGGGAAGTTGCAGCCAACAAAAGGTTAACTTTGTCCCAGGTCAACAAATCTAGtttcaccattgttgttgtcaaagttgtcgttgttggcgctgttgccgtcgctgcttttctcgtcgtcatcgctgctgttcttgttgtcaccacagacagcaccaactcaaccaatcccaaccaatgtcaaaacaaacacagcCAATTGCTTCCCAGCCGGACAACTTTGATCAAGGTTCCCGCAGTTAATATTTTTAGGACGTGGGTTTGGTCATACCATGATCTTCTGTTCTGACCACCGCGACTGCATTCCATGAAAAAAAGCTTGCGGGCAAAAAAGGCTTGTTTGCGTCGTGAATTTTTCTGAAGGTGTCAACTCCAATTTCCCATCCATTTTACACAGCATATGTGTATTTTCGGTTTCTGTTGAAATTTTCTTGCTTATTCACGTCCAATGGGGTTCAAATTTACATTTAATAATAAAGTACAGCAAAAAGATCTATgtacaattgattgggaTTGTGATTTATGAACATTTAAAATAGTGCATAACTTTGGCTCTAATTTGTTTTTTTCTGGGGCATATAAGCAACGCAATATGATCTATTTACACTTAGTCAAGATGAATGTACACTGGTAGGAAGAAACTGTCTGGACCATATGCATCAACTTGGATTCCAAATCATTTTTCTGAAGCATATAAGTAATGCAATATAAGTGGATTCATTTTGGTGACCCAGTTGGGGATTTATCCATGCAAAAAAGCCTGGACACAGAAGAATAGATTTTGACAGTACTTCTGGCAGGTCCTTTTTTCTCCTACTGTTAGATTCAAGTCACCTTCAACATACAGCAACAGATGATTTTGCAATTCCTCACtaacaatttccaaaaaactcccACAGGCAATTTTTCCCAGAGAACAGCACAATCTACACAATGAGTGATGCACAATCAAACAAACCACCAAATGTGCCCTTCCTTGTTAATAATCCCTATGCAGCCACAGgaaaaaagagaaaggaaagggaaaagTTGACACAATCACTACCCCTCTCACATTCAGTACCCAACACTGTTGATGCAGCAAGCAGTATTATTTTTGGTAGGGGTAAGGCCCAAACAACCACACCAACAGCAGATATACAACCACCCTTCTTGAGCCCCCCAAGTTCTCCCAAAGAAACATTAACAGAATCTCCATCTGATGAAGTTACAGTAAATGAAGGAATAGATGATCAGTTATTCCAATCTACACCTTTTGGTTTATACTGCCTCAAATGTAAGACAAAAATTGCAGTAGAACACAGAGGCAACTTTTTCAGGCACATAGGAAAATACCATGCTGGCTATAATGGTCTAACTTTCAAGGAACTCAAGCTGAGAGTAGAGAGGATGAAGACATTACCTCCAAATCAATTTTATTGCTCAGATGTGCCTAAGGAAATGAATACATGTGGAATCTGCTGTGAAATCTTTTCCCAACCTGGTAGTATCAAGAGACACATTAGCAATGCAATCCAAAAAGGTGGGTCTTGTGCTCAGGCCAAAGTGGTCAAAAAGCTATGTGTCAAGACAATATGCAACAGGGTGGTTGAATATTTGCCTCAAGAAAAGGTAGTCATACAGGCATCTGTACTTCttgttacggagtactaccaaagcacaaccgtaggacagatcgctgttaggacagtgagtggtaaacgaaggtgggcgttgagacgaacgacctgcgatacacctaagagacttagggactgtaaaactcaactcgttgacgacgctccccacgggttagacagcggatacgaggacctatgcgtgggatgcaatttggatcaatgaacttataaaacaatgagtgggtgattaccttctacaaactagtcaatctgttgttcagtccagtgaacaatcccacaaaatgccatcgaatctttgatcttccacagctgccataatctcaacaggcaacctttctttcacatgtatatatactttcggaactataagttccttgcacgaaacctatggtgagtataggatcttgttcaatcccaccatgtggttcgtgatacctcttttgtccccgcaatcgtatctcctatgtttcgatcgtattgcactgtaccttggtcttgtaaactgacaagtaaggactaaatacatgcgcctccggaaacatagcaatcgtacaaatgcaccctttattgtgagtccacgtggccacgaaataaggctgacaatattactgtgcgcgcctccttaactccatgtgcatagttttgattcacacttgcgacatccatgttaggcgaatcatgtccatgagacatgtcgcaaggaggcataccgtaacactccccatcagcctgcttggtggtcttgaaagtcttcacctcacaatttgatgtatcaccttgccagaacaagaGTGGCTTAAGGACTGGCCATGCCTGTTGAAAACCCCAGTGCTTACTGAGCACATCTGCCACGTTTTCGGCTCCCaagattttctggaaatcaacaactcctgctgcaattgcctcaCGAACGCGATGATAAGACAATGCAttatgacgcttgtttaTGGGCAACTGAGGTTCTGTTGAGCTAGTAATCACtgactggttgtcaccaaacaagattgtctttcctgtCACTGGTACTCCAAGGTAACGGAGGGTAGTACGGatgtccaagatttgctcaactgcaatccgagctgcaacaaactcagacCCATAGGTGGCAGTCTCAACAGTAGCCTGACGCTTTGAGAACCATTCAAAGGGAGTCTTGTTGATAAGATGGAGGACTCCTGTCACAGAACGACCTGTTACCATGTCGTGGTATAGGTTTGCATCAACGTAGCTTGTTAGAgtgacatgctttccaagtgccgttggtgcatcatgaggaagaagttctttgACATCCCCGTATACAGAAGTTGCCCAGTTATGACGCTTGTCCGGTAGTTCTGAGTAGTCGGGCTCATCAGTACGAACCCGAATAGcaccattcttcatctttttgACGTAACCGTACATCCGCTTGAGCCGATcaagatgtccttcacggGGTGCCactcgaaatcttgacaTACTCATAACAGCAGTGGCTATATCAAATCGACCTAGTGTGATGAGCCATTGCAAGCTCCCAATGAGTGACTGGTACTGCTTTATCCCGTCTTCACTGAGTTCCGATGTAGCATCTAGTTCCGGATGGTCTCCTTTCTCTAGTGGGGACACATACATCTTGGGCTGTTCACCATACATCCTCTcatactgctccatcatacgTGCAATATATTTCTTTGGGTGGTATGAAAGAGTGCCGTCCTTGTCTCGCTCAAAAGTACATCCCAAGTGGTATTCAAGAGGACCAACActtttgagcttgtacttgtgtcGCTCCTTGAGTTGATCAATGATATCTCCAGGACTGTGGGCTGCAACGGCGATGTCGTCAACCCAGACCGCAATGTACTCGTATACTCTACCATTGGCTCGTATCCAGACATCCGAGTCGGCCTTACTTGCTGTGAACCCAAGGTCCCGAAGAGTGTCCGCAAATCTCTCATGCCATCGGAGTCCACTGCTCCTGAGACCATACagtgccttgttgataacaaGAATGTGTCCTTCTAGCTCGGCAAATTCCGGACCAGCTACAACAAagaccttttctttggtcttggcttccaggtatGCATTCCCTATGtctgctccccatagctttAGACTGTTGAGTTCAGCTAGGAATACAACAATACGCAAGCTTCGTAGCGAGACAACTCCAGAATACACACTTTCAAGAGGTACAGGAGTAAGATGTCCGCCAGCtaccatcctggccttgtgccTTCCATCGTGCTTGACATCATATACTGTATGGAttcggatcttcttgaaccCTTCTGGTGCATTTGACACATGTTTACCGTGTATAACAGCTTTACCTCTGTCAATGAAGGTGTTATACTCATGGAGCTGAGTCCtttcaatgttttcagcCTCCTGCCATTTGCTATTTCTATTCAACTTATCAATAGCTACCGCCTCCTTGTGGTCACGAGGGATCTGGTACCCAAACTTGAAGACAGGTGAATGCCTAGTAGAATGGAGTCGAGCTTGGTTAACTAGCCGTTGAAACTTCTTTTCCCTAGTTGCAAGCCGTTTAAACTGTTTCCATCCTGGAGTATCTAGTAGaccttggcgtttagcataGGCAGCACAAGTAACAGGGTCGTCGGCCCGTATGACATCAAGGGGTTCataggtagactccccagtttcccagttaaCAAGAACGTTGTATTTAGAGCCTTTGTAATTCTCATCGTTTGTAGATAGGGGGCCTTGgtgcgcgacgatgtccttaaaacgccattgtcgatcaGTATCATGCAATTCCTTGTCTAGATCAGTTTCAagtttatctagaatttcgttgtaggcaagaatttcatcatactcgccatcattgatttcgactaAAAAACGCACATCAGagggcttgtcgggatctaagattttccttgtgatacgtgcacgaaaacgctccccatcatcctgagtaTCGGTTAGGAACGTGCGTCCAATAAGGTCCTCAGGGGTGAAACCGGGTAGATCCTTTaaggcataggaatttttgttttcagttctacgcgacttgacAAAGTTGATAGGCTTAGAAttactctccccatcctgtggcgtaaggcgtaggttggtttCTCCGGATTTCAATGCGGAACGCACACTAGAGCGGTATAAGatcttgttggtgtcgtctgTGAGGATTTTGTAAGTGAGAGCATCCCCAAcagattcagcaatgccaacaaagcgACCGCTCTTTTCGGTACCATCGGAAGGGAAAGATGGATCTTCGATCCGGTAGTacaccggttcccaaaaatgaaactggaGAAGTACGCTGATATCAGGGGTGCTACCAAGAAGAGTCTCGAGCGGTGTACGATCATGCAAAGATTCATGGGACAAATGGTTGAAGACATAGCAGATGTAGGCAATGCACAAGAGCCAAGTGGAATCAGGAGCACCGGTTTTGTTAAGAACGTTATTGGTATTAGCTTCAATAGTAGCAATACGGCGTTcggcaaaattttgatgttgatgatgaggttcactttgccattggtcAATGTTGTAGGCTCGTGTAATATCAGCAACCTTCTTACTGATTTCGACTTGGGCTCGATCACTCAGAAGTTTATCCATAGCTCCACGATGGCGAATATTGTCCTCAAGGGCATTGACAAACTCCTTGTCTGTTTTCATGGGATAAATATCGGTGACTAAGGAACGTCTCCCCACAAACAGTTGTGCAAACTTGGCtccgttgtcaacagcaGGTGTGTCTGACCAGATAGTATCCGTTGCAACAGCCTCGTTGCGCCGATGCACATTTAGAGCCGGGAATCGCGATTTGAAGTGCTTTCGTAGCGGCGCATTGTAGACTTCGCGAGCGTACTGTGTCGTAGCCATGATGGTTTTTCGGACAGTGTCACCGGATACCCATCCCAAGCAGGGACGTAATGCTTCATAATCCCGTTCATTGCGTTTGACATTGTGCTTATGGCACTGGATGATGCAATCAATAGCGTCCTCGCGATCGAGATCGTAGTACGCAATATGGCGGTGGAGGTATTGACCTGTGTTGTCAAATCGTGGTTCAACATAGGCATTGCCCGGAAGATCTTGCATTGCATCGTACCAGTCGTTCACCATGTCAACTTCATTGTCTAGAATAGAAGGGTCCCAGTCAATATCGGAAGTCAACACAACATGCGGAAGAGATTCGAACTCGCTATCGGTAGGCTGCCGCATATCCATATATGGGAGGCCTTGTCGAATATGAAGAGGAATGATATAATCATCCAAGGTAACAATCCGCTGTTGTCCTCCAACATTGCGGGACCGGTCTTCGACTGTGTTTCGGTAATGCTCAAGTTGGGCACTGGAGTGGATGGTCTTTCCCTTGCCAAGATAGGCGTATTGGTGCATAATCACAATGATAGGGCCTTTGTGAGACTCAACAAACCCAGCGGCAGTGACAATATCCAAATCTGACAGGGTATGCTCGTTGATACCCGTTATACTAGCAGACCGTCCTGTCTTGTTCACAACTTTGACATCACAGCCAGCAAGTCCACCGTTGGCACCTCGATCGACTAGAGCAGCAGTTTTGTTCTCAACGGAATGACGAGAGACTTGATATTCCAGAACGTTGAGTTGAACAGACTGTTGTCGATTGTCCGATGACTGGGTACAATTGATTGGTGTACGGCGGGATGCAGCAAGAACTTTTCGGATATCGCCGTCTCCCATGTGACTCACACGGTCAGTCAAGTGTGCAAGGAGCTCCGTCGTTTGATCACAGTCATGGAATGCTTCAGCTTGCTGGTTGTCTGGTTCGCTACGGTTGAACTCGCCATTATCGTTCGATATCTTGGCGTGGGTATTCGCTTCCAACGCACGTTGCGAGACATCGCCGGATCGAGTAGGGCCTTTGTCGGGTGCGGACAGGCCTtggagaatggctttggcatcATCTGAAAGCTGATTCCACATCTCGCGAGGGATATACGGACGCTCTCGATTGGTTGCCGGATCGCGATTACGGTGGCCAGATGGACTGACTTTGCGGTTGTGAGCATTGGCCTCATAGATCACTGCAGGAGAGAGATCGATATCATAGTCAATTCCATTGTCTTCGGTGAAGTCAGGTTGATCATACGAGAGGTCGGTCAGAAAGGCGCTACGCTTGCTCTTGACATtacgagaattggaaaggttgttcccTTTATCGTATAGAGAAGCAGATGCAAGCAATAGACTCAGGTAACCTTCGTAGTTGAGGGGAGTGCCTCCTTTAGCTAAGTCTAAAGTAGCGGTGATCTTGACCTGACGGAGTTCAGGGATGTCGTGTACAGCGTTTTCAAGCAAACTGAGGCAAAGCTGTTTAGGCAACTGCTCTGCCATAGGGACCATATCATTGTAGATACGAAGATGGTTCTTCCAGTGAAGGATGAACCCTTCCGCCGTTCCTGTCCAGGATGTGCCATATTTTGCCGTAGTGAGGTAGGCCAAAGTGTTGGAGGACCCAATCTTGGCACTGGCAGACTCTGTGTAGTGCTTGACAAccttacggaaaacttcttgGGCATTGAAGTCAAAACTATGTTCGCGAACAAGGTTTTTCCCCATATCTGTCTGAAGTGTATGTTCCAAAGCAGAGTACACAAATTTCTTCTGTTCCTCAAAGAGAGACTTCTCTGAGGGGTCCGTTGGTGCATAGGATGGGTCAAGTACCTTTTCGACGTTATGGGATACCGCGGTGACCACGAAAGACCGGTAGAAATTGTCCCAGTATCGGTCATCCTTAAGGATAGGATAGTGTGTCTTGTCACGCTTGACTCCTCGCTTGAATTCGTCGACTGCCGATCGAGCTTTCGTGGACGTACTTAACTGGTTGTTCAGAGAAGGACTGATAGTGGCCGGAACATTAGAGACTTGTCCGAGTGCCGAGCGTCGATATAAAATGAAATCTCCACTAGTCAATGCAACAAGCTCcgaattttccaaaggacttcccttttgccgttcaagTGATGCCTGCCAACGCAGGAAATGTCGAAGGATCTGTCGGTGCGCCATGAGCAATGGGGTCCACTGAGGGTCTTCATTGGTGTCAGGACTCGCTGGAGGCACATATCCAAGGGCATCTAGTTCGTTCTCAAAAATACTGAGGAGATCATCAACAGAATTATAcccttgttgttcgaaaCTAAGTCGGATTGGGTGCCCTTGAGGAAGTGAAAATACattatccaaaaaatgcgagTAAGCAGCTCCGCTAGTCATTTGCCTGGTGGCCGGTACCATGGTGGGCTGGATAGCCGAATTAATAAAAGGTTTCTTGGGGTTCTCAAAAGAAAATATCTAATTatgggttcgggtccttcgctgttttgttatagcggacttcgttaaatgaccctacaccagtgaacgaagctagcactggtacactcacttctacctccgtaggcagtgtcctcggggactgacgagggtttgattagcccccccgtactactttacgccgggtagtaagtccgtcccaaccggaatcagggttcaagtccttgagcctattggtatttctacctcactcAACCAGAAtaacccgtagtcacgaaacaacttgtcgacaaaccctgaagactccaaggggttCTCGACACCagtgattccgaggaagtagggaggccacgaaaacttattgacaaaccctgaagcagTATTAGTgggttctcaataccagttaccgtgaggaagtagggtagcagcttccaaccaatgcgttacacaagccgataaataccccacttaaggtggcacctctgatacttgatgtaacaaacaaaagatgtcagcagttagtgaccaaa
This portion of the Phaeodactylum tricornutum CCAP 1055/1 chromosome 19, whole genome shotgun sequence genome encodes:
- a CDS encoding predicted protein, encoding MVPATRQMTSGAAYSHFLDNVFSLPQGHPIRLSFEQQGYNSVDDLLSIFENELDALGYVPPASPDTNEDPQWTPLLMAHRQILRHFLRWQASLERQKGSPLENSELVALTSGDFILYRRSALGQVSNVPATISPSLNNQLSTSTKARSAVDEFKRGVKRDKTHYPILKDDRYWDNFYRSFVVTAVSHNVEKVLDPSYAPTDPSEKSLFEEQKKFVYSALEHTLQTDMGKNLVREHSFDFNAQEVFRKVVKHYTESASAKIGSSNTLAYLTTAKYGTSWTGTAEGFILHWKNHLRIYNDMVPMAEQLPKQLCLSLLENAVHDIPELRQVKITATLDLAKGGTPLNYEGYLSLLLASASLYDKGNNLSNSRNVKSKRSAFLTDLSYDQPDFTEDNGIDYDIDLSPAVIYEANAHNRKVSPSGHRNRDPATNRERPYIPREMWNQLSDDAKAILQGLSAPDKGPTRSGDVSQRALEANTHAKISNDNGEFNRSEPDNQQAEAFHDCDQTTELLAHLTDRVSHMGDGDIRKVLAASRRTPINCTQSSDNRQQSVQLNVLEYQVSRHSVENKTAALVDRGANGGLAGCDVKVVNKTGRSASITGINEHTLSDLDIVTAAGFVESHKGPIIVIMHQYAYLGKGKTIHSSAQLEHYRNTVEDRSRNVGGQQRIVTLDDYIIPLHIRQGLPYMDMRQPTDSEFESLPHVVLTSDIDWDPSILDNEVDMVNDWYDAMQDLPGNAYVEPRFDNTGQYLHRHIAYYDLDREDAIDCIIQCHKHNVKRNERDYEALRPCLGWVSGDTVRKTIMATTQYAREVYNAPLRKHFKSRFPALNVHRRNEAVATDTIWSDTPAVDNGAKFAQLFVGRRSLVTDIYPMKTDKEFVNALEDNIRHRGAMDKLLSDRAQVEISKKVADITRAYNIDQWQSEPHHQHQNFAERRIATIEANTNNVLNKTGAPDSTWLLCIAYICYVFNHLSHESLHDRTPLETLLGSTPDISVLLQFHFWEPVYYRIEDPSFPSDGTEKSGRFVGIAESVGDALTYKILTDDTNKILYRSSVRSALKSGETNLRLTPQDGESNSKPINFVKSRRTENKNSYALKDLPGFTPEDLIGRTMMGSVFVHVSQGKS